One genomic region from Solwaraspora sp. WMMD792 encodes:
- a CDS encoding 3-isopropylmalate dehydrogenase: MARIAVVAGDGIGSEVTAQARKVIDAVLPGVEATEYDLGAARYHRTGEVLPDSVLDELADHDAILLGAVGDPSVPPGVLERGLLLKLRFAFDQYVNLRPSRLWPGTASPLGGVKPGEIDFVVVREGTEGLYTGAGGTMHRDTPAEVATEESLNTRHGVERVIRDAFTRAARRERRKVTLVHKTNVLTHAGSLWSRTFAAVKADFPDIETEYQHVDAAAMFMVTQPQRYDVVVTDNLFGDILTDIAAAVTGGIGLAASGCINPERRYPSMFEPVHGSAPDIAGKGVADPVAAVLSASLLLDHLGHPESAERVARAVAAELASRTPGAALRTAEIGDRLAAHAVG, from the coding sequence ATGGCGCGGATCGCGGTCGTGGCCGGCGACGGCATCGGATCCGAGGTGACCGCGCAGGCCCGGAAGGTCATCGACGCGGTGCTGCCCGGCGTCGAGGCGACCGAGTACGACCTCGGGGCCGCCCGCTACCACCGCACCGGCGAGGTGCTGCCCGACTCGGTGCTGGACGAACTCGCCGATCACGACGCCATCCTGCTCGGTGCGGTCGGCGACCCCAGCGTCCCGCCCGGGGTGTTGGAGCGCGGCCTGCTGCTCAAGCTGCGGTTCGCCTTCGACCAGTACGTCAACCTGCGTCCGTCCCGGCTCTGGCCAGGCACGGCGAGTCCGCTCGGCGGCGTCAAGCCGGGCGAGATCGACTTCGTCGTGGTCCGCGAGGGCACCGAGGGCCTCTACACCGGCGCCGGCGGCACGATGCACCGCGACACCCCCGCCGAGGTCGCCACCGAGGAGAGCCTCAACACCCGGCACGGGGTGGAGCGGGTGATCCGGGACGCCTTCACCCGGGCTGCCCGCCGGGAGCGGCGCAAGGTCACTCTGGTGCACAAGACCAACGTGCTGACCCACGCCGGGTCGCTGTGGTCGCGGACCTTCGCCGCCGTCAAGGCCGACTTCCCGGACATCGAGACCGAGTACCAGCACGTCGACGCCGCGGCCATGTTCATGGTCACCCAGCCCCAGCGGTACGACGTGGTGGTCACCGACAACCTGTTCGGTGACATCCTGACCGACATCGCCGCTGCGGTGACCGGCGGCATCGGGCTGGCGGCCAGCGGCTGCATCAACCCGGAACGCCGCTACCCGTCGATGTTCGAACCGGTACACGGCTCCGCGCCGGACATCGCCGGCAAGGGCGTCGCGGACCCGGTGGCCGCCGTGCTCTCCGCGTCGCTGCTGCTCGACCACCTCGGTCACCCTGAGTCGGCCGAGCGAGTAGCCAGGGCGGTCGCGGCCGAGCTGGCCTCCCGCACTCCGGGAGCCGCGCTGCGTACCGCCGAGATCGGCGATCGGCTGGCCGCCCACGCCGTGGGCTGA
- the ilvC gene encoding ketol-acid reductoisomerase, translated as MTAEVFYDDDADLAVIQGRKVAVLGYGSQGHAHALSLRDSGVDVVIGLPEGSKSRAKAQEQGLRVLGPAEASAWADVIMVLAPDTAQRSLYAEAIAPNLTAGKALFFGHGLNIRYGFITPPADVDVAMVAPKGPGHLVRRQYVDGKGVPCLVAVEQDASGGAFGLALAYAKAIGGTRAGVIKTTFKEETETDLFGEQAVLCGGASALVQTGFEVLTEAGYAPEIAYFECLHELKLIVDLMYEGGIARMRYSVSDTAEYGDYSRGPRVVDARVKEEMRKILAEVQSGEFAREWIAEDDAGRPNFAKWRAEGAAHPIEETGRKLRGMMSWVDRPITETA; from the coding sequence ATGACCGCTGAGGTGTTCTACGACGACGACGCCGACCTGGCCGTCATCCAGGGGCGGAAGGTCGCCGTGCTGGGGTACGGCAGCCAGGGCCACGCCCACGCGTTGTCGCTGCGCGACTCGGGTGTCGACGTCGTGATCGGCCTGCCGGAGGGTTCCAAGAGCCGGGCCAAGGCGCAGGAGCAGGGGCTGCGGGTGCTCGGTCCGGCCGAGGCGTCGGCCTGGGCCGACGTGATCATGGTGCTGGCGCCGGACACCGCGCAGCGCTCGCTCTACGCCGAGGCGATCGCGCCGAACCTGACCGCCGGCAAGGCGCTCTTCTTCGGCCACGGGCTGAACATCCGGTACGGGTTCATCACCCCGCCGGCCGACGTGGACGTGGCGATGGTGGCGCCGAAGGGCCCCGGGCACCTGGTCCGTCGGCAATACGTCGACGGCAAGGGCGTGCCCTGCCTGGTCGCGGTCGAGCAGGACGCCAGCGGTGGTGCCTTCGGCCTCGCCCTGGCGTACGCCAAGGCGATCGGCGGCACCCGGGCCGGCGTGATCAAGACCACCTTCAAGGAGGAGACCGAGACCGACCTGTTCGGTGAGCAGGCGGTGCTCTGCGGCGGCGCGTCGGCGCTGGTGCAGACCGGGTTCGAGGTACTGACCGAGGCCGGCTACGCGCCGGAGATCGCCTACTTCGAGTGCCTGCACGAACTCAAGCTGATCGTGGACCTGATGTACGAGGGCGGCATCGCCCGGATGCGCTACAGCGTGTCGGACACCGCCGAGTACGGCGACTACTCCCGTGGCCCACGGGTGGTCGACGCCCGGGTCAAGGAGGAGATGCGCAAGATCCTCGCCGAGGTGCAGTCCGGGGAGTTCGCCCGGGAGTGGATCGCCGAGGACGACGCGGGCCGGCCGAACTTCGCCAAGTGGCGGGCCGAGGGCGCCGCGCACCCGATCGAGGAGACCGGGCGGAAGCTGCGGGGCATGATGAGCTGGGTCGACCGGCCGATCACCGAGACCGCCTGA
- a CDS encoding FAD:protein FMN transferase, with protein sequence MLAYRAAQPEPPDLRIGPTPGAGTPTGSSGTAAPADDSRPAGQLVARHTVATSTTEYQLVLVGSERIGRRGLSEAIGDAVAELRAIDVTYSPLRPNSLVSLLRRGEVAAEVYPPLADIVHRCEAMRVATEGWFDPWAVPGGFDPAGMIKGWAIERAAGRLRAAGITDYAVVSGGDLVVRGRAPHGGPWRIALQQPRSADTGDGPAGATPGSQPTTVTMVDGAIGTSGLTAGSRKVVDPHTGAVVERDSAAMVIGADLAVADGYATALFAAGPAGRDWFPTVDGYHVLDLVGERRSTPGAAHPRDLGK encoded by the coding sequence ATGCTGGCGTACCGCGCCGCCCAGCCGGAACCGCCCGATCTGCGGATCGGTCCGACGCCGGGAGCCGGCACCCCGACCGGGTCGTCCGGCACCGCCGCGCCGGCCGACGACAGCCGCCCGGCCGGCCAGCTGGTCGCCCGGCACACCGTCGCCACGTCCACCACCGAGTACCAGCTCGTTCTGGTAGGCAGCGAACGGATCGGCCGGCGTGGGCTGAGCGAGGCGATCGGCGACGCGGTCGCGGAGCTGCGCGCGATCGACGTGACGTACAGTCCGCTGCGGCCGAACAGCCTGGTCTCGCTGCTGCGCCGGGGTGAGGTCGCGGCCGAGGTCTACCCGCCGCTGGCCGACATCGTGCACCGGTGCGAGGCGATGCGGGTGGCCACCGAGGGCTGGTTCGACCCGTGGGCGGTGCCCGGCGGGTTCGACCCGGCCGGCATGATCAAGGGCTGGGCCATCGAGCGGGCCGCTGGTCGGTTGCGCGCTGCCGGGATCACCGACTACGCCGTGGTCAGCGGCGGCGATCTGGTGGTACGCGGACGCGCCCCGCACGGCGGACCGTGGCGGATCGCCCTGCAGCAGCCGCGGTCCGCAGACACCGGCGACGGCCCGGCCGGCGCCACGCCGGGCAGCCAGCCGACCACCGTGACCATGGTGGACGGAGCGATCGGGACCAGTGGACTGACCGCCGGCAGCCGAAAGGTCGTCGACCCGCACACCGGGGCCGTGGTGGAGCGGGACAGCGCCGCCATGGTGATCGGCGCGGACCTCGCGGTGGCCGACGGCTACGCGACCGCGCTGTTCGCCGCCGGACCCGCCGGCCGCGACTGGTTTCCCACAGTGGACGGCTACCACGTGCTGGACCTGGTCGGCGAAAGAAGATCGACCCCTGGCGCGGCCCACCCCCGTGATCTCGGCAAATGA
- the mpgS gene encoding mannosyl-3-phosphoglycerate synthase produces MRLEQSHRTERFGAVRIHELQRVIELDSGDVAGDRGRGLVSQEDIRAVERDMVVVIPCMNETRRVIEGVLSGIPHDCLIVLVSNSGRQPVDRYEIEAHTVEQFCRSADRPAITVHQRDPGLAAAMKAAGMPELIDESGLIRTGKGEAMLIGMAVAALTGRRYVGYVDADNYVPGAVHEYCKVYAAGLHLADSPYSMVRISWHSKPKLRDGRLFFSRRGRSSEITNGFLNRLIAEYSGFGTEVIATGNAGEHALSLDLGLRLRLAGGFAVEPYEYVDLFERFGGILDTDSPEVMAHSVPVLQVETRNPHFHDNKGEEHVQGMRMQALNVLYHSPVCLPAVREAILEFMIDQGALSPGAEPPRERVYPPVGSLAFDLLYDTLEAEAGTFRQIGDGGIVRSRIPRHPVSPAPAG; encoded by the coding sequence ATGCGTCTGGAGCAATCGCACCGCACGGAGCGCTTCGGGGCCGTTCGCATCCATGAGCTTCAGCGTGTCATCGAGCTGGACTCGGGGGATGTCGCCGGTGACCGTGGCCGTGGGCTGGTCTCCCAGGAGGATATCCGGGCCGTCGAGCGGGACATGGTGGTGGTCATACCCTGCATGAATGAAACACGCAGGGTGATCGAAGGAGTGCTCTCCGGCATTCCGCACGACTGTCTGATCGTGCTCGTCTCGAACAGCGGCCGGCAGCCGGTGGACCGTTATGAAATCGAGGCCCATACCGTCGAGCAGTTCTGCCGGTCGGCGGACCGGCCGGCGATCACCGTGCACCAACGGGATCCAGGGCTGGCTGCGGCGATGAAAGCCGCTGGCATGCCGGAGCTGATCGACGAGAGCGGGCTGATCCGCACCGGCAAGGGCGAGGCCATGCTGATCGGCATGGCGGTCGCCGCGCTCACCGGGCGCCGGTACGTCGGCTACGTGGACGCCGACAACTACGTCCCCGGCGCGGTCCACGAATACTGCAAGGTGTACGCCGCTGGCCTGCACCTGGCCGACAGCCCGTATTCGATGGTCCGGATCTCCTGGCACTCCAAGCCCAAGCTGCGCGACGGCCGACTGTTCTTCAGTCGCCGGGGCCGCAGTTCGGAGATCACCAACGGGTTCCTGAACCGGCTGATCGCCGAGTACTCCGGCTTCGGCACCGAGGTGATCGCCACCGGCAACGCCGGCGAACACGCGCTCAGCCTCGACCTCGGCCTGCGGCTGCGGCTGGCCGGCGGTTTCGCGGTCGAGCCGTACGAGTACGTCGACCTGTTCGAACGCTTCGGCGGCATCCTGGACACCGACAGCCCCGAGGTGATGGCGCATTCGGTGCCGGTGCTGCAGGTGGAGACCCGCAACCCGCACTTCCACGACAACAAGGGCGAGGAGCACGTCCAGGGCATGCGGATGCAGGCGCTCAACGTGCTGTACCACTCCCCGGTGTGCCTGCCGGCGGTCCGCGAGGCGATCCTCGAGTTCATGATCGACCAGGGGGCTTTGTCGCCGGGTGCCGAGCCGCCTCGCGAACGGGTCTATCCGCCGGTCGGTTCGCTCGCCTTCGACCTGCTCTACGACACCCTGGAGGCGGAGGCCGGCACGTTCCGGCAGATCGGTGACGGCGGCATCGTCCGCAGCCGGATCCCCCGTCATCCGGTCAGTCCGGCACCGGCCGGCTGA
- the serA gene encoding phosphoglycerate dehydrogenase, protein MNPVVLIAEELAPAAIDVLAHDFDVRHVDGTDRPALLGALADAHAVIVRSATQIDAEALAAAPQLKVVARAGVGLDNVEVPAATARGVMVVNAPTSNIVSAAEQAIALLLAVARNTASASAALKAGEWKRSKYTGVELQGKTVGVVGLGRIGVLFAQRIAAFGTRLIAYDPYIQPARAAQLGVRLVGLEELLRESDFISIHLPKTPETLGLIGEKELAIVKPGVRIVNAARGGLVDEQALADALAEGRVGGAGVDVYAKEPCTSSPLFAFDNVVATPHLGASTAEAQDKAGLAVARSVKLALQGEFVPDAVNVQAGGVVAEDVRPLLPLAEKLGKVFTAVAGVVAASVTVEVRGEVVGNEVSVLKLAATKGLFSSVVEEQVTYVNAPHLAADRGVEVELVTHPDTADQPNLVTVRGVLPDGGTASVSGTVVQSAGRDVVRLTEVDGFDLELSAEGILLFFRYADRPGVVGTIGSILGESNVNIAAMQVARRSAGGEALMTLTVDSAVGAESLHNAASSIGATAASAVDLREE, encoded by the coding sequence ATGAATCCTGTCGTACTGATCGCTGAAGAGCTCGCGCCCGCCGCAATCGACGTACTCGCTCATGACTTCGATGTCCGCCACGTCGACGGCACGGACCGTCCCGCCCTGCTCGGCGCGCTCGCCGACGCCCACGCGGTGATCGTGCGCAGCGCCACCCAGATCGACGCCGAGGCGCTGGCCGCCGCGCCCCAGCTGAAGGTGGTCGCCCGCGCCGGCGTCGGCCTGGACAACGTCGAGGTACCGGCCGCCACCGCCCGAGGCGTCATGGTGGTGAACGCACCCACCTCCAACATCGTCTCCGCGGCCGAGCAGGCGATCGCCCTGCTGCTCGCGGTGGCCCGCAACACCGCCAGCGCCAGCGCCGCGCTCAAGGCCGGCGAGTGGAAGCGGTCCAAGTACACTGGCGTGGAGTTGCAGGGCAAGACCGTCGGCGTGGTCGGGCTCGGCCGCATCGGCGTGCTGTTCGCGCAGCGGATCGCCGCGTTCGGCACCCGGCTGATCGCGTACGACCCGTACATCCAGCCGGCCCGCGCGGCGCAGCTCGGAGTTCGCCTGGTCGGACTGGAGGAGCTGCTCCGGGAGAGCGACTTCATCTCGATCCACCTGCCGAAGACCCCGGAGACGCTCGGCCTGATCGGCGAGAAGGAGCTGGCGATCGTCAAGCCCGGGGTCCGGATCGTCAACGCCGCCCGGGGCGGTCTCGTCGACGAGCAGGCGCTGGCCGACGCGCTGGCCGAGGGCCGGGTCGGCGGTGCCGGCGTCGACGTGTACGCGAAGGAGCCGTGCACCTCCTCGCCGCTGTTCGCCTTCGACAACGTGGTCGCCACCCCGCACCTGGGCGCCTCGACCGCCGAGGCGCAGGACAAGGCGGGTCTGGCCGTGGCCCGCAGCGTCAAGCTCGCGCTGCAGGGCGAATTCGTCCCCGACGCGGTGAACGTGCAGGCCGGCGGGGTGGTCGCCGAGGACGTCCGGCCGCTGCTGCCGCTGGCCGAGAAGCTGGGCAAGGTGTTCACCGCGGTGGCCGGGGTGGTCGCGGCCAGCGTCACCGTCGAGGTACGCGGCGAGGTCGTCGGCAACGAGGTGTCGGTGCTCAAGCTGGCCGCCACCAAGGGGCTGTTCAGCTCGGTGGTCGAGGAACAGGTCACCTACGTCAACGCGCCGCACCTGGCCGCCGACCGGGGCGTCGAGGTGGAGCTGGTCACCCACCCGGACACCGCCGACCAGCCCAACCTGGTCACCGTCCGGGGCGTGCTGCCCGACGGCGGTACGGCAAGTGTCTCCGGCACCGTGGTGCAGTCCGCCGGCCGGGACGTGGTCCGGCTGACCGAGGTCGACGGCTTCGACCTCGAGCTGTCCGCCGAGGGCATCCTGCTCTTCTTCCGGTACGCCGACCGGCCGGGCGTGGTCGGGACCATCGGCTCGATCCTCGGCGAGTCCAATGTCAACATCGCCGCCATGCAGGTGGCCCGGCGGTCCGCCGGTGGCGAGGCGCTGATGACCCTCACCGTTGACTCCGCCGTCGGCGCGGAGTCGCTGCACAACGCCGCCAGCTCGATCGGGGCGACCGCGGCCAGCGCGGTGGATCTGCGCGAGGAGTGA